A window of the Stigmatella aurantiaca genome harbors these coding sequences:
- a CDS encoding amidase has protein sequence MHLGEYIRFDGMGLASLVQRKEVSPAELVRVAFQAIAAVNPSLNAVIATLEEEAQAALKRGLPAGPFTGVPFLIKDLGVHAAQIPSSQGTRTFKDLVFPHDSALMARYRRAGLVLVGRTNAPELGLNISTEPLAWGPSRNPWHLAFSPGGSSGGSAAAVSAGMVPIAYGNDGGGSIRVPAGLCGLFGLKPTRGRISSGPGAGELLNGFGTEHVLTRSVRDSAAMLDVSAGPEVGDPYGISPPVRPFLEEVEREPGRLRIGVCRAAPKGDPVSPECLQALDEAVRLCASLGHELVEVSPPFNGALLEQILLPLWSTALLGWANGLAAVSGRPLLEENFERTTWATLEYGRRVTGGEVQAGLAMLNQFSRESGRFFVDHDLLLTPTYALPALPLGLLDANAPLTFPQWMRQLQSVCPFTTQANATGQPAMSVPLFWSAQGFPVGAHFVGRWGDEATLLRLAGQLERAQPWAHRRPPHHAASQA, from the coding sequence ATGCACCTGGGCGAATACATCCGGTTCGATGGCATGGGACTGGCCTCGCTGGTTCAGCGCAAGGAGGTGTCCCCCGCCGAGCTGGTCCGGGTGGCCTTCCAGGCCATCGCGGCCGTGAATCCCTCACTCAACGCTGTCATCGCCACGCTGGAGGAGGAGGCCCAGGCCGCCCTGAAGCGAGGCTTGCCCGCTGGGCCGTTCACCGGGGTGCCTTTCCTCATCAAGGATCTGGGGGTGCATGCGGCCCAGATTCCGTCCTCTCAGGGAACCCGGACCTTCAAGGACTTGGTGTTTCCCCACGACAGCGCCCTGATGGCGCGCTACCGCCGCGCGGGCCTGGTGCTCGTGGGCAGGACCAATGCGCCCGAGCTGGGGCTGAACATCTCCACCGAGCCCCTGGCCTGGGGGCCGTCCCGCAATCCCTGGCACCTGGCGTTCAGCCCCGGGGGCTCCAGCGGTGGCTCGGCGGCGGCGGTGAGCGCCGGCATGGTGCCCATCGCCTACGGCAACGATGGGGGCGGCTCCATCCGCGTGCCGGCCGGGCTGTGTGGCCTCTTCGGGTTGAAGCCCACCCGGGGCCGCATCAGCTCCGGGCCCGGGGCCGGGGAGCTCCTGAACGGCTTCGGGACCGAGCACGTCCTGACCCGTTCGGTGCGAGACAGCGCGGCGATGCTGGATGTCTCCGCCGGGCCCGAGGTGGGGGACCCCTATGGGATTTCCCCCCCTGTGCGGCCGTTTCTGGAGGAAGTGGAGCGGGAGCCCGGGCGGTTGCGCATCGGCGTGTGCCGGGCGGCGCCCAAGGGAGACCCGGTCAGCCCCGAGTGTCTGCAGGCCCTGGACGAGGCGGTCCGGCTGTGCGCCTCCCTGGGGCACGAGCTCGTCGAGGTGTCCCCGCCCTTCAATGGCGCGTTGCTGGAGCAGATCCTCCTGCCGCTCTGGAGCACCGCCCTGCTGGGCTGGGCCAACGGGCTGGCCGCCGTGAGCGGACGGCCCCTCCTGGAGGAGAACTTCGAGCGGACGACCTGGGCGACCCTGGAGTATGGGCGCCGCGTCACGGGGGGGGAGGTCCAGGCGGGCCTGGCGATGCTCAACCAGTTCAGCCGTGAGTCAGGGCGCTTCTTCGTGGACCATGACCTGCTGCTCACCCCCACCTATGCGCTGCCCGCCCTGCCGCTCGGCCTGCTGGATGCCAACGCGCCGCTGACCTTCCCCCAGTGGATGCGGCAGCTCCAGTCCGTCTGTCCGTTCACCACCCAGGCCAATGCCACCGGACAGCCCGCCATGAGCGTGCCGCTCTTCTGGAGCGCGCAAGGGTTTCCCGTCGGGGCCCACTTCGTCGGCCGCTGGGGCGATGAGGCCACGCTGTTGCGGCTGGCCGGCCAGCTCGAGCGGGCCCAGCCCTGGGCCCACCGCCGGCCTCCCCACCACGCCGCGTCCCAGGCCTAG
- a CDS encoding TOMM system kinase/cyclase fusion protein → MASISAGMVFQERYEILSKLGEGGFGEVYRARQQVTQHEVAIKVLRTFHSSEEHQVARFQREMQVCAQLHHPNIVRLIDSGKAEPDLLYTVFEYVPGRTLAEVLAAEGALSPGESVHLMLQVLDALSCAHNQGVIHRDLKPQNIMLSHTGARRNAMVLDFGLGTLATGVKEDLARITRTHEMLGTPTYAAPEQLRGEPVTAGSDLYSWGLIFLECLTGQRMVDGATVQQVIFKQLGPDPIAIPEWLENHRLGQLLRKVTSKDVKARELSAQRVVRELELCVLEGWPMEGGKGMEPSSAPLQAPGLLDGQARGERRQLTAVCCHVGLFSPGEEDDEDLDLSLRALHASCSYIARRHGAHVGSVLGEWMLFYFGYPRAEEDDARRAARAALEMAAQMERKGAELTAEGPRRLEFRAGIHTGLVISQDPYSHQRVDLPSLVGTTPNRAVRMQARAEPGTILVSDATSKLLRGHFTLDEQGRREEGAFRLLHENRTSPTSLDGVITLPLYGRAEELDLLRQRWAQTVQGTGQSILLSGEPGIGKSRLVHELVRKVRGTPHAFLECRCAPEGRNNALSPVVDLLEVLLGVGRHSEPGQALAAIEALLTQHGFVLAEAMPLFAGLLAVRGSSGQYPVPEVSPQRAKELTLELLVSLFFEMAHQQPLLLLVEDLHWADPTTLELLAQLVADCSTTRLCLVLTARSEFVPQGAMARVLQVQLSRLDRQRAEEMVKGLTQQVSLPSELLEQLVSRTDGVPLFLEELTRMVMDALPARAGDRTWTPTRLAIPSTLRDSLMARLDRLGAARETAQLAAALGREFSYEVLKAVSSRPDAELQRDLRALADADLVHRRRGVRSPTYLFKHALIRDTAYESMLRPLRREVHARIAATLEQHFPEMVATRADLLALHHAAADQKRQALDYAQKAALGALMRSANAEAVAHVTEALEWLEVVEDARERAQLELGLNGILIPARMSTHGWADEHIKLRTDRSQQLIDELGDSPQVAPSLWALGLYHHNRGHRPAARAVMERLLAMGEHSGNDSLVVMALCGLGHCLTVDGHMPEARACFERGLSLYDASRHATLGVYLGLDPRAYAQMAMGFLGWMMGYADLAATYAHSALAWAEETKHPGSLALAYFFHLTFLQAQGDRAQVITLADKALDITQRYGLPANAVYCRMVRNWAVRDRQGLKHEINELQEKLGVGLAMTYYNYLLAELEFDAQQYEAALTLIDTFLSGEKSPGERYYVADLLCLKGRCLRAQGDIAAAERCFREAMAVAQQQAAKMLELKAAHALCELLQERGQAPQAHALLAPLLGWFTEGFQSPDVMRARVLLDQLAT, encoded by the coding sequence TTGGCTTCGATCTCAGCGGGCATGGTTTTCCAGGAACGCTACGAGATTCTCTCGAAGCTGGGCGAAGGGGGATTTGGCGAGGTCTACCGGGCGCGTCAGCAGGTGACGCAGCACGAGGTGGCCATCAAGGTCCTGCGGACCTTCCACTCCTCGGAGGAGCACCAGGTCGCGCGCTTCCAGCGCGAGATGCAGGTGTGTGCCCAGCTCCATCACCCCAACATCGTGCGGCTGATCGACTCGGGGAAGGCCGAGCCGGATCTGCTCTACACCGTCTTCGAATACGTGCCGGGCCGCACCCTGGCCGAGGTGCTGGCCGCCGAAGGAGCCCTGTCCCCCGGGGAGTCCGTGCACCTGATGCTCCAGGTGCTCGACGCGCTGAGCTGCGCGCACAACCAGGGCGTCATCCACAGGGATCTCAAGCCCCAGAACATCATGCTCTCCCACACGGGGGCGCGCCGCAACGCGATGGTGCTCGACTTCGGGCTGGGCACGCTGGCCACGGGCGTGAAGGAGGACCTGGCGCGCATCACCCGGACCCACGAGATGCTGGGGACGCCCACCTATGCGGCGCCCGAGCAGCTCCGGGGTGAGCCCGTCACCGCGGGCTCGGACCTCTACTCTTGGGGGCTCATCTTCCTGGAGTGCCTCACCGGGCAGCGCATGGTGGACGGCGCCACCGTGCAGCAGGTGATTTTCAAGCAGCTCGGCCCGGACCCGATCGCCATTCCGGAATGGCTCGAAAACCACCGGCTGGGACAGCTCCTGCGCAAGGTGACGAGCAAGGACGTGAAGGCGCGCGAGCTCTCCGCCCAGCGCGTGGTGCGGGAGCTGGAGCTGTGCGTCCTGGAAGGCTGGCCGATGGAGGGGGGCAAGGGCATGGAGCCCAGCTCCGCGCCGCTGCAGGCCCCGGGCCTCCTCGATGGCCAGGCACGCGGGGAGCGCCGCCAGCTCACCGCCGTCTGCTGCCATGTGGGCCTCTTCTCGCCCGGCGAAGAGGACGACGAGGATCTGGACCTGTCGCTGCGCGCCTTGCACGCCTCGTGCTCGTACATCGCCCGCCGCCATGGCGCCCACGTGGGCAGCGTGCTCGGCGAGTGGATGCTGTTCTACTTCGGCTATCCCCGGGCGGAGGAGGACGATGCGCGCCGGGCGGCCCGGGCCGCGCTGGAGATGGCCGCGCAGATGGAGCGCAAGGGCGCGGAGCTGACGGCCGAAGGGCCGCGCCGCCTGGAGTTCCGGGCGGGCATCCACACGGGGCTCGTCATCAGCCAGGACCCGTACTCGCACCAGCGCGTGGACCTGCCCTCCCTGGTGGGCACCACGCCCAACCGGGCGGTGCGGATGCAGGCGCGGGCCGAGCCGGGCACCATCCTGGTCAGCGACGCCACCTCCAAGCTGCTGCGCGGGCACTTCACGCTCGACGAGCAGGGCCGCCGGGAGGAGGGGGCCTTCCGGTTGCTGCACGAGAACCGCACCTCCCCCACCAGCCTCGATGGGGTCATCACCCTGCCGCTGTACGGCCGCGCCGAGGAGCTGGATCTGCTGCGGCAGCGCTGGGCGCAGACGGTGCAGGGGACCGGCCAGAGCATCCTGCTGTCCGGCGAGCCGGGCATCGGCAAGTCCCGGCTGGTGCATGAGCTGGTCCGCAAGGTGCGCGGCACGCCGCACGCCTTCCTGGAGTGCCGCTGCGCGCCGGAGGGCCGCAACAATGCCCTGTCCCCGGTGGTGGATCTGCTGGAGGTGCTGCTGGGCGTCGGCCGCCACTCGGAGCCCGGGCAGGCCCTGGCGGCGATCGAGGCGCTGCTGACCCAGCACGGCTTCGTGCTCGCCGAGGCGATGCCGCTGTTCGCGGGCCTGCTGGCGGTGCGGGGCAGCTCGGGCCAGTACCCGGTCCCGGAGGTGTCTCCCCAGCGCGCCAAGGAGCTGACGCTGGAGCTGCTGGTATCGCTCTTCTTCGAGATGGCCCATCAGCAGCCCCTGTTGCTGCTCGTCGAGGATCTGCACTGGGCGGATCCAACGACGCTGGAGCTGCTCGCGCAGCTCGTGGCGGACTGCTCCACCACGCGGCTGTGCCTGGTGCTCACCGCGCGCTCGGAGTTCGTCCCCCAGGGGGCCATGGCGCGGGTGCTCCAGGTGCAGCTGAGCCGGCTGGACCGGCAGCGCGCGGAGGAGATGGTGAAGGGGCTCACCCAGCAGGTTTCGCTGCCGAGCGAGCTGTTGGAGCAGCTGGTGAGCCGCACGGACGGGGTGCCGCTCTTCCTGGAAGAGCTGACGCGCATGGTGATGGACGCGCTGCCCGCGCGCGCCGGCGACCGGACCTGGACGCCCACGCGGCTGGCCATTCCCAGCACCCTGCGCGACTCCCTGATGGCGCGGCTGGACCGGCTGGGGGCCGCGCGGGAGACGGCGCAGCTGGCCGCCGCGCTGGGCCGGGAGTTCAGCTACGAGGTGCTCAAGGCCGTCTCCTCCCGTCCGGACGCGGAGCTGCAGCGGGACTTGCGGGCGCTGGCGGACGCGGACCTCGTTCACCGCCGGCGGGGCGTGCGCAGCCCCACCTATCTCTTCAAGCACGCGCTCATCCGGGACACGGCCTATGAGTCCATGCTCCGGCCCCTGCGCCGGGAGGTGCATGCGCGCATCGCGGCCACGCTGGAGCAGCACTTTCCGGAGATGGTGGCCACGCGCGCGGACCTGCTTGCCCTGCACCATGCCGCGGCGGACCAGAAGCGCCAGGCGCTGGACTATGCCCAGAAGGCGGCGCTCGGGGCGCTGATGCGCTCGGCCAACGCCGAGGCCGTGGCCCATGTCACCGAGGCGCTGGAGTGGCTGGAGGTGGTGGAGGACGCACGGGAGCGCGCGCAGCTCGAGCTGGGGCTCAACGGCATCCTCATTCCGGCCCGCATGAGCACCCATGGCTGGGCGGACGAGCACATCAAGCTGCGCACCGACCGGTCCCAGCAGCTCATCGATGAGCTGGGAGACAGCCCCCAGGTGGCCCCCAGCCTGTGGGCGCTGGGGCTCTACCACCACAACCGGGGCCACCGCCCGGCGGCCCGGGCCGTGATGGAGCGGTTGCTGGCCATGGGCGAGCACTCCGGAAATGACTCGCTGGTGGTCATGGCGCTGTGCGGGCTGGGCCATTGCCTCACGGTCGATGGGCACATGCCCGAGGCCCGGGCGTGCTTCGAGCGGGGGCTCTCGCTCTATGACGCCTCACGCCACGCGACGCTGGGCGTCTACCTCGGGTTGGATCCGCGCGCCTATGCCCAGATGGCGATGGGCTTCCTGGGGTGGATGATGGGCTACGCGGACCTGGCGGCCACCTATGCCCACTCCGCCCTGGCCTGGGCCGAGGAGACGAAGCACCCCGGCAGCCTCGCGCTGGCGTATTTCTTCCACCTCACCTTCCTGCAAGCCCAAGGGGACCGGGCCCAGGTCATCACCCTGGCGGACAAGGCACTGGACATCACCCAGCGCTATGGCCTGCCCGCCAATGCGGTGTATTGCCGCATGGTGCGCAACTGGGCCGTGAGGGACCGCCAGGGTTTGAAACATGAAATCAACGAGCTCCAGGAGAAACTGGGAGTGGGGCTCGCGATGACCTATTACAACTATCTGCTGGCGGAGCTGGAGTTCGACGCACAGCAGTATGAGGCGGCGCTGACCCTGATCGATACCTTCCTGAGCGGCGAGAAAAGCCCGGGAGAGCGCTATTACGTGGCAGACTTGCTCTGTCTTAAAGGCCGTTGTCTCCGGGCCCAGGGAGACATTGCGGCGGCAGAGCGGTGTTTCCGGGAGGCCATGGCGGTGGCCCAGCAGCAAGCCGCGAAAATGCTGGAATTGAAGGCAGCCCATGCGCTGTGTGAGCTGTTGCAGGAGCGCGGGCAGGCCCCTCAGGCCCATGCCCTGCTCGCGCCGCTGCTGGGATGGTTCACCGAGGGTTTCCAGTCCCCTGATGTCATGCGCGCCCGGGTCCTTTTGGACCAACTTGCCACGTAA
- a CDS encoding amidohydrolase family protein → MREGLRLMDADRHVLEPPGLWRDYLPPEYREGAPYYQVLAPQESLEQRVARLGPKGLLPPMQTLMLDGQPVWNKLSERAMVEVAWSLSQRPGGAAMGATAANHLRSMDGSGVDLAFLYPTSASFLLRIDGMAPARAAAFAHAYNSWLRDFCQPDPARLRGVGVLSLHEPSGMVAELERVAGFGWKAVVLPPNPVGNRTLSHPDYEPFWSACERLSMAVTLHEGSHARLPTAGADRFHTRFALNASSHPLEQMLALLTLIEGGVLERHPRLRVGILEAGCGWLPYWLWRMDATWQYMAGEVAENVRMKPSEYFRRQCFASIEPEEPGIAEVVRFLGTDNLMFGSDYPHADHGEDIVDHLMKLRAVLSEEAIHKLLWDNAARFYGMT, encoded by the coding sequence ATGCGCGAAGGACTCCGGCTGATGGATGCGGACCGACATGTCCTGGAGCCCCCTGGGCTGTGGCGGGATTACCTGCCCCCCGAGTACCGGGAGGGCGCGCCGTACTACCAGGTCCTCGCCCCCCAGGAGTCCCTGGAGCAGCGCGTGGCACGGCTGGGCCCCAAGGGGCTGCTGCCGCCCATGCAGACGCTGATGCTCGACGGCCAGCCCGTGTGGAACAAGCTCTCGGAGCGGGCCATGGTGGAGGTGGCCTGGAGCCTCTCCCAGCGCCCCGGGGGCGCCGCCATGGGGGCCACCGCCGCCAACCACCTGCGCTCCATGGACGGCTCGGGCGTGGACCTGGCCTTCCTCTACCCCACCTCCGCCTCGTTCCTGCTGCGCATCGATGGCATGGCGCCCGCGCGGGCCGCGGCGTTCGCTCACGCCTACAACAGCTGGCTGCGCGACTTCTGCCAGCCGGACCCCGCGCGCCTGCGCGGCGTGGGCGTGCTCAGCCTGCACGAGCCCTCGGGGATGGTGGCCGAGCTGGAGCGCGTGGCGGGCTTCGGCTGGAAGGCCGTGGTGCTTCCGCCCAATCCGGTGGGAAACCGGACGCTGTCCCATCCGGACTACGAGCCGTTCTGGTCCGCCTGCGAGCGCCTCTCCATGGCGGTCACCCTCCACGAGGGAAGCCATGCCCGGCTGCCCACGGCCGGCGCGGACCGCTTCCACACCCGCTTCGCGCTCAATGCCTCCTCGCACCCGCTGGAGCAGATGCTCGCCCTGCTGACCCTCATCGAGGGCGGCGTGCTGGAGCGGCACCCGCGCCTGCGCGTGGGCATCCTGGAGGCGGGCTGCGGGTGGCTGCCTTACTGGCTCTGGCGCATGGATGCCACATGGCAATACATGGCCGGGGAGGTGGCGGAGAATGTCCGGATGAAGCCCTCGGAGTACTTCCGGCGCCAGTGTTTCGCGTCCATTGAACCGGAGGAGCCTGGCATCGCGGAGGTGGTCCGGTTCCTGGGCACGGACAACCTCATGTTTGGCAGCGATTACCCTCACGCGGACCACGGCGAGGACATCGTGGACCACCTCATGAAGCTACGGGCGGTGTTGTCCGAGGAAGCCATACACAAGCTTCTGTGGGACAACGCCGCCCGCTTCTACGGCATGACGTGA
- a CDS encoding TOMM precursor leader peptide-binding protein has protein sequence MSDFLRRVLQFKPHLRAEWLDTDRFFLIGEREQFMLTGKVQVLVASLLDGRRAVGDIVSALDGQASAPEVLYTLSLLEKRGHAVDAAPGLAPEMAAFWQSLGVAPADAATRLGASPVSVRALDGLETAPFIEALKGMGLTVQDEGALQAVLVRDYLSPGLEAFNQQALTQRTPWLLVKPTGASPWVGPVVRPGEGPCWVCLAHRLRWNRPVEAYLNGRTGHTGPRLPPRAELPTSLQAGLHLAATALARWIVTGKKGPLGQSLLALEYPQFQFTEHTVVRRPQCPACGDPELLKTRGAQPVVLEARPRGFTEDNGFRSVSPEETFARLRHQISPLTGVLSNLGPLESRNHPLRPTFAASYFTPVRSESPDFSEFHALSLGKGRTPLQSRASALGEGIERWSALFQGDEPRHRAPWAAMSAEAFHPKELLLFSDTQYRERAALNAKYAFPRGEVPVPFNEALEVDWTPVWSLTHERRRYLPTSYCYTRYPAPPEARFSPADSNGHAAGNCVEEAILQGFLELAERDATAIWWYNRLRRPGVDLSSFQEPYFDALREHHRAQGWRLWALDLTHDLGIPTFVALGHNARGDRHCVGFGAHLDARIALQRALTEFNQIFDPQEKLPPPWNVAGLEDPSFLFPDETQPLRTPGDYPVPSQEDIREDVRTCVSRAARAGLETLVLDLTRPDVGLNVVKVVVPGLRHFWPRFAAGRLYDVPVRLGWREHPLDETQLNPVPLFV, from the coding sequence ATGAGCGACTTTCTCCGCCGCGTTCTTCAATTCAAACCGCACCTGCGCGCGGAATGGCTCGACACGGACCGGTTCTTCCTGATCGGCGAGCGCGAGCAATTCATGCTGACCGGCAAGGTCCAGGTGCTCGTGGCGTCGCTGCTCGATGGACGCCGCGCCGTGGGCGACATCGTCTCCGCGCTCGACGGGCAAGCCTCAGCGCCCGAGGTCCTCTACACCCTCTCCCTGCTGGAGAAGCGGGGCCATGCCGTGGACGCGGCGCCCGGGCTGGCCCCGGAGATGGCGGCCTTCTGGCAGTCCCTGGGCGTGGCCCCGGCCGATGCGGCCACACGGCTCGGCGCCTCGCCCGTGTCCGTGCGCGCCCTGGATGGCCTGGAGACGGCCCCCTTCATCGAGGCCTTGAAGGGCATGGGCCTGACCGTTCAGGACGAGGGCGCGCTCCAGGCCGTCCTGGTCCGTGACTACCTCTCGCCCGGGCTGGAGGCGTTCAATCAGCAGGCGCTGACGCAGCGCACGCCCTGGCTCCTGGTGAAGCCCACGGGCGCCTCGCCCTGGGTGGGCCCCGTGGTCCGGCCCGGGGAAGGGCCGTGCTGGGTCTGCCTAGCCCACCGGCTGCGGTGGAACCGCCCCGTGGAGGCTTATCTGAATGGGCGCACGGGCCACACGGGCCCCCGGCTGCCACCGCGCGCGGAGCTGCCCACGAGCCTCCAGGCGGGCCTCCACCTGGCGGCGACGGCCCTGGCCCGGTGGATCGTCACCGGCAAGAAGGGCCCCCTGGGCCAGTCGCTGCTGGCGCTGGAGTATCCCCAGTTCCAGTTCACCGAGCACACGGTGGTGCGCAGGCCCCAGTGTCCGGCGTGCGGCGACCCCGAGCTGCTGAAGACCCGGGGCGCCCAGCCCGTGGTGCTGGAGGCCCGGCCCCGGGGGTTCACCGAGGACAACGGGTTCCGCAGCGTCTCGCCCGAGGAGACCTTCGCGCGCCTCCGGCACCAGATCAGCCCCCTCACCGGGGTGCTCAGCAACCTGGGGCCCCTCGAATCGCGCAACCACCCGCTGCGGCCCACCTTCGCGGCCTCGTACTTCACGCCCGTGAGGAGCGAGTCGCCCGACTTCAGCGAGTTCCACGCGCTGAGCCTCGGCAAGGGCCGCACCCCGCTCCAATCCCGCGCCAGCGCGCTTGGCGAGGGCATCGAGCGCTGGAGCGCGCTCTTCCAGGGCGACGAGCCCCGCCACCGCGCGCCCTGGGCCGCCATGAGCGCCGAGGCCTTTCACCCCAAGGAGCTCTTGCTGTTCAGCGACACCCAGTACCGCGAGCGGGCCGCGCTCAACGCGAAGTACGCCTTTCCCCGGGGCGAGGTACCGGTGCCGTTCAACGAGGCGCTGGAGGTGGACTGGACGCCCGTCTGGTCGCTCACGCACGAGCGCCGCCGCTACCTTCCCACTTCCTATTGCTACACCCGCTACCCGGCCCCGCCGGAGGCCCGCTTCAGCCCCGCGGACTCCAACGGCCACGCGGCGGGCAATTGCGTGGAAGAGGCCATCCTCCAGGGCTTCCTGGAGCTGGCCGAGCGCGATGCCACGGCCATCTGGTGGTACAACCGCCTGCGCCGCCCCGGCGTGGATCTCTCCAGCTTCCAGGAGCCCTACTTCGACGCGCTGCGGGAGCACCACCGCGCCCAGGGCTGGCGGCTCTGGGCGTTGGATCTCACGCACGATCTGGGCATCCCCACCTTCGTCGCGCTGGGGCACAACGCGCGGGGGGACCGGCACTGCGTGGGGTTCGGGGCCCACCTCGACGCGCGCATCGCGCTCCAGCGCGCGCTCACGGAGTTCAACCAGATCTTCGATCCCCAGGAGAAGCTCCCCCCGCCCTGGAACGTGGCCGGGCTGGAGGACCCCTCCTTCCTCTTCCCGGATGAGACCCAGCCCCTGAGGACGCCCGGCGACTATCCCGTCCCGTCCCAGGAGGACATCCGCGAGGACGTGCGCACGTGTGTCTCGCGCGCGGCCCGCGCGGGCCTGGAGACCCTGGTCCTGGATCTGACGCGGCCCGATGTGGGCCTGAACGTGGTGAAGGTGGTGGTGCCCGGCCTGCGTCACTTCTGGCCGCGCTTCGCCGCGGGCCGCCTCTATGACGTGCCGGTGCGCCTGGGCTGGCGGGAGCACCCGCTGGACGAAACCCAGCTCAACCCGGTTCCCCTCTTCGTCTAA
- a CDS encoding dienelactone hydrolase family protein, whose amino-acid sequence MTIESRKLVYDGPGGPFEGVVAWDTASAQRRPGILVAPSWHGQSEYEAQKAVALAELGYVGFAIDIYGQGRRGDTTERARALMLELDRDRKVLQARMASALALLRTFDTVDPARTGAIGFCLGGKCVLDLARMGADVSGVVSFHGVFDPPPYPNAERIPAKVLVCHGWEDWFAKPEHVMALTQELTRSQVDWQLHAYGHTKHAFTVPGLNDPSLGLAYHPDADRRSWQAMQDFFRELFG is encoded by the coding sequence ATGACCATTGAATCTCGCAAGCTCGTCTATGACGGCCCCGGGGGGCCCTTCGAGGGCGTCGTGGCCTGGGATACGGCCAGCGCCCAGCGGCGTCCGGGCATCCTGGTGGCGCCCTCGTGGCACGGCCAATCCGAGTACGAGGCGCAGAAGGCGGTGGCACTGGCGGAGCTGGGCTACGTCGGGTTCGCGATTGACATCTATGGCCAGGGCCGGCGCGGCGACACCACCGAGCGGGCCCGGGCGCTCATGCTGGAGCTCGACCGCGACCGGAAGGTGCTCCAGGCACGCATGGCCTCGGCGTTGGCCTTGCTGCGCACGTTCGACACGGTGGACCCGGCCCGGACGGGCGCCATCGGTTTCTGTCTGGGCGGCAAATGTGTGCTGGATCTCGCGCGCATGGGCGCGGATGTTTCAGGCGTTGTCAGCTTTCACGGCGTTTTCGACCCACCGCCCTATCCGAACGCGGAGCGCATCCCCGCCAAGGTCCTCGTCTGTCACGGCTGGGAAGATTGGTTCGCCAAACCCGAACACGTGATGGCGCTGACCCAGGAGCTGACGCGCTCCCAGGTGGACTGGCAGCTCCATGCGTATGGACATACGAAGCATGCCTTCACGGTGCCGGGTCTCAATGATCCCAGCCTGGGTCTTGCTTACCACCCCGATGCAGACCGGAGATCCTGGCAAGCCATGCAAGACTTCTTCCGGGAATTGTTTGGCTGA